From one Pempheris klunzingeri isolate RE-2024b chromosome 9, fPemKlu1.hap1, whole genome shotgun sequence genomic stretch:
- the gabrp gene encoding gamma-aminobutyric acid receptor subunit pi: MSVWLHTLLTLGLIFTQGSLLSPSLFMVTSGCVYPNHHWGEWNGSQLQPTIQKLMKGYNRYLRPNFNEGPVEIGMSLDIASIDAISEINMDYTATIFLRQRWRDSRLVFPGNESVSVDGRLVSLLWIPDTFIPDSKRSFLHDVTVENRLIRIFSNGTVLYALRITATIACNMDLTKYPMDRQVCTLQLESWGYNLQDVVFYWTRGNDSVKGLNTLRLAQYSIESYYTSVSEAVYETGQYPKLVLHFALRRNVFFFILETYVPSILLVVLSWVSFWISQSSVPARTCIGVTTVLTMTTLMMGARTSLPNANCFIKAIDVYLGICFTFIFGALLEYACAHFYTMQHQTLEELQRDLLRDLSESNGNGSIPIVSSTQPKRSVEMGPTAEEPAEQSATSDIKNNAEPKERMPGQGCGLSSVIDASRRAASFFIVENPHNIDRHARTAFPTAFLFVNILYWLYYLFL; encoded by the exons ATGTCTGTCTGGCTGCACACGCTACTGACCCTCGGCCTGATCTTCACACAGGG CTCACTTCTTTCCCCGTCTCTCTTTATGGTCACCAGTGGCTGTGTGTATCCCAACCACCACTGGGGAGAATGGAACGGCTCTCAGCTTCAGCCAACGATTCAGAAGCTGATGAAAGGATACAACCGCTACCTCAGACCTAATTTCAATG AGGGTCCAGTGGAAATTGGAATGAGCCTTGATATCGCCAGCATTGATGCCATCTCTGAAATCAATATG GACTACACCGCCACCATCTTCCTCCGTCAGCGGTGGCGTGATTCCAGGCTGGTGTTCCCGGGGAATGAGAGCGTCAGCGTGGACGGGCGCCTGGTGTCACTGCTCTGGATCCCAGACACCTTCATCCCAGACTCCAAGCGCTCCTTCCTGCATGACGTCACAGTGGAGAACCGCCTCATACGCATCTTCAGCAACGGAACTGTTCTCTACGCCCTTCG CATCACAGCTACGATTGCCTGTAACATGGACCTGACCAAGTACCCcatggacagacaggtgtgcaCCCTGCAGCTGGAGAGCT GGGGCTACAACCTGCAGGATGTGGTGTTCTACTGGACCAGAGGGAATGACTCAGTGAAGGGTCTGAACACACTGCGGCTGGCTCAGTACAGCATAGAGAGCTACTACACATCAGTGTCAGAAGCGGTGTATGAGACAG GACAGTACCCCAAGCTGGTGCTGCATTTTGCGCTGCGCAGAAACGTGTTCTTCTTCATCTTGGAGACGTACGTTCCCTCCATTCTGCTGGTGGTTCTCTCCTGGGTCTCTTTCTGGATCAGCCAGTCCTCCGTCCCAGCTAGGACCTGCATAG GCGTGACAACAGTCCTGACAATGACCACTCTGATGATGGGCGCCCGCACCTCCCTGCCCAATGCCAACTGCTTCATCAAGGCCATAGATGTTTACCTGGGAATCtgcttcaccttcatcttcGGTGCACTGCTGGAGTACGCCTGCGCCCACTTCTACACCATGCAGCACCAGACCTTAGAGGAATTACAAAGG GATCTCCTGAGGGATCTCAGTGAATCCAACGGAAACGGCTCCATCCCCATCGTCAGCTCCACCCAGCCGAAACGGTCTGTGGAGATGGGCCCCACCGCAGAGGAGCCCGCTGAGCAGTCAGCGACCAGCGACATTAAGAACAATGCTGAACCAAAAGAGAGGATGCCCGGACAGGGCTGCGGCCTGTCCTCGGTGATAGATGCATCCCGTAGGGCTGCGTCCTTCTTCATTGTGGAAAACCCACACAACATCGATCGCCACGCTCGCACCGCTTTCCCCACGGCATTCCTCTTTGTAAATATCCTCTACTGGCTTTACTATCTCTTTCTCTGA
- the afap1l1a gene encoding actin filament-associated protein 1-like 1 — translation MVGFSSTAVEAMEVLVSELGVLLKMLDQENLSSSTQEKKTSVWNLLQQIQPSVSGTDYIYMNSSVYRNGTSFVESLFDTFDCELGDLKDVTDDLTEDKNAQTDTLKQQSCADSPAQHSADSPPPLPTTPPPEEYYEEAVPLSPGKMPEYIIARVRPSPPNSIGDGYEDAENNYPTTCISSHRKNSYNDSDALSSSYESYEEDEEERSPGVRLTHQWPSDESSMPPARDCRICAFLLRKKRFGQWAKQLTVIRENRLQCYKSSKDTCPYVDLLLPQCTVVYSPKDSKRKHHELRFTLPNGDSLVLAVQSKEQAHRWLRVVREVSGQSAGPEESASPIIPRKTELDKRLSAERNTSDSDSVGVSTGENCRENGKVKRGAFAAGRKITRIISFKKKPPRPGDPRISYSNPRQGCLSVLVNQVWREQWCCVCRGSLHFYHDKGDPRTSLPSVPLNGCEVVPGLGPKHPFAFRILRNSTEVAALEASSSEELGRWLGVLLAETGSATDPESLHYDYVDVETIANICDAARHSFLWATSSSSTSTDSRTYDEVPNEDMQSGENRRQQSGNQGKRRSSSSDSDRTKPLASLKRTGSNANQYGKYGKTRAEEDAKRYLKEKEELEREKDGIRNALVTIRQEKRELKEELKMAPERKKHFLNKLLSQLEDTCRAKEAERVDLELRLTQVQENLKKSMAGGALGAPTEAKPPLKASSKKTQNIYSDSLPVNCAMEMRRRPPSVYASAGTVMQKAKEWESKKGT, via the exons CAATGGAGGTGTTGGTGAGTGAGCTGGGCGTACTATTAAAGATGCTGGACCAGGAGAACCTCAGCTCCTCCACGCAGGAGAAAAAGACCTCCGTGTGGAACCTCCTGCAGCAGATACAGCCATCag TTTCAGGAACAGACTACATCTACATGAACTCATCAGTGTACAGAAATGGCACCAGCTTTGTAGAGTCCCTCTTTGACACATTTG ACTGTGAGCTTGGAGACCTAAAGGATGTTACAGATGATCTGACAGAAGACAAGAACGCACAAACAGACACTTTAAAACAG CAGAGCTGTGCAGACTCCCCAGCCCAACACTCAGCTgactctcctccccctctgcccaCAACCCCTCCTCCTGAGGAGTACTATGAGGAGGCCGTGCCCCTCAGTCCTGGCAAGATGCCAGAGTACATCATCGCACGAG TCAGGCCTAGCCCTCCCAACTCTATAGGGGATGGGTATGAAGATGCTGAAAACAACTACCCCACAACCTGCATCAGCTCGCACCGCAAAAACTCAT ACAATGACTCAGATGCTCTGAGCAGTTCCTACGAGTCctatgaggaggatgaggaagagaggAGCCCCGGCGTCCGGCTCACTCACCAGTGGCCCTCGGATGAAAGCTCCATGCCTCCCGCAAGGGATTGTCGCATCTGTGCCTTCCTGCTGCGCAAGAAACGCTTCGGCCAATGGGCGAAACAGCTCACTGTCATACGGGAGAACAGGCTGCAG TGCTACAAGAGTTCTAAGGATACATGCCCCTATGTGGACCTGCTGTTGCCCCAGTGCACTGTGGTCTATTCGCCCAAAGACAGCAAAAGGAAGCACCATGAACTCCGGTTCACCTTACCCAATGGAGATTCACTGGTGCTGGCGGTGCAAAGCAAAGAGCAGGCCCACAGATGGCTTAGG GTTGTTAGAGAGGTGAGCGGTCAGAGCGCAGGGCCCGAGGAGTCTGCGTCTCCCATCATTCCAAGAAAAACAGAACTTGATAAG AGGttgtctgcagagaggaacaCATCAGATTCAGACAGTGTGGGTGTCTCAACTGGAGAGAACTGCAGagagaatg GGAAGGTCAAACGTGGGGCTTTCGCTGCAGGCCGTAAAATCACACGCATCATCAGCTTCAAGAAGAAGCCACCTCGGCCAGGAGATCCCCGGATATCCTACAGCAACCCTCGACAAG GCTGCCTGTCAGTGCTGGTGAATCAGGTGTGGCGGGAGCAGTGGTGCTGCGTGTGCAGAGGCTCCCTTCACTTTTACCATGACAAAGGAGACCCTCGGACCTCCCTGCCTTCAGTTCCTCTTAATGGCTGCGAAGTGGTCCCGGGGCTGGGACCCAAACATCCCTTTGCCTTCCGGATCCTACGGAATAGCAcagaggtggctgctctggag GCTAGCAGCTCTGAGGAACTTGGAAGGTGGCTCGGCGTCCTCTTGGCAGAGACGGGCTCTGCGACAGATCCAGAGTCACTGCACTATGACTACGTTGACGTGGAAACTATTGCTAACATCTGCGACGCTGCGCGGCATTCCTTCct GTGGGCCACATCCTCCAGCAGTACCTCCACAGACTCCAGAACATATGATGAGGTCCCTAATGAGGACATGCAG TCAGGGGAGAACCGCAGGCAGCAGTCTGGGAATCAAGGGAAGCGCCGCTCAAGCAGCAGCGACTCTGACAGAACTAAGCCTTTAGCCTCCCTCAAACGAACAGGCTCAA aTGCCAACCAGTATGGAAAGTATGGGAAAACAAGAGCGGAGGAGGACGCCAAGCGATacctgaaagagaaagaggagctggagagagagaaggatgggATACGAAATGCTCTCGTGACCATTCggcaggagaagagagagctgaaggaggagctgaagatGGCCCCTG agaggaagaagcatTTCCTGAACAAGCTTCTGTCCCAGCTGGAGGACACCTGTCGAGccaaagaggcagagagggtgGACCTGGAGCTCCGGCTGACTCAGGTCCAAGAAAACCTCAAGAAGAGCATGGCGGGCGGAGCGCTGGGTGCACCCACCGAGGCTAAACCCCCTCTTAAG GCCTCCAGCAAGAAGACTCAGAATATCTACAGTGACTCTTTACCAGTGAACTGTGCCATGGAGATGAGAAGGAGACCTCCATCTGTTTATGCTTCTGCAGGAACTGTCATGCAAAAGGCAAAG GAATGGGAGTCAAAGAAAGGAACCTAA